In Campylobacter sp. VBCF_01 NA2, one DNA window encodes the following:
- a CDS encoding GNAT family N-acetyltransferase: protein MIVLEKPRLCDIGAMQEMIKAEVESGVILPRSNDEIATNIRSYTLAYVCDEARAKPENTEPKFDSANLGANSSEISNQNSQICASYTQYFAQKPQNAELAGYASLKIFNADLAEIRSFVVSPKFRRRGIGSKIVKALLDEAKFYGLKNVFALTYQKHFFEQNGFKEISKDELPAQKIWADCISCKKFPVCNEVAVIYTL, encoded by the coding sequence ATGATAGTGCTAGAAAAACCGCGTCTGTGCGACATAGGCGCAATGCAAGAAATGATAAAAGCCGAGGTTGAAAGTGGCGTGATTTTGCCTAGAAGCAACGACGAAATCGCCACAAATATCCGCTCATATACGCTAGCGTATGTCTGCGATGAGGCGCGCGCCAAGCCAGAAAACACTGAGCCGAAATTTGATAGTGCAAATTTAGGGGCAAATTCTAGTGAAATTTCAAACCAAAATTCCCAAATTTGCGCCTCTTACACGCAGTATTTCGCCCAAAAACCACAAAACGCCGAACTTGCAGGATATGCGTCTTTGAAAATTTTCAATGCAGATCTTGCAGAAATTCGCTCATTTGTCGTTTCGCCGAAATTTCGCAGGCGAGGAATCGGCTCAAAAATCGTCAAAGCCCTGCTAGACGAGGCGAAATTTTATGGCTTAAAAAATGTCTTTGCGCTAACTTATCAAAAGCATTTTTTCGAGCAAAACGGCTTTAAAGAAATCAGTAAAGACGAGCTTCCAGCCCAAAAAATTTGGGCAGATTGTATATCTTGCAAAAAGTTTCCAGTATGCAACGAAGTCGCGGTAATTTATACCTTATAG